In Variovorax sp. J2L1-78, the following are encoded in one genomic region:
- a CDS encoding IclR family transcriptional regulator, with amino-acid sequence MAAAADKDTAATAGAQSVRRALAVLRVLATGQERGVRLTDVVSHTGLNRPTVHRILRVLVEEGAVEQDPATRRYLIGGEVSLLGLARSTRFPIRAIAEPHLRHLSEILGDTAFLTIRNGADSVCIDRRPGSFPVKVLSIEVGARRPLGVGVSGLVLLAALPAEEADEVVRRNARRLQALHVDPAELLARAARTRTQGYAYAPVGVVPGSRAVAVPVCVADGRTVAGLAIATITERLPDERVPTVVAHMKERAALIGAQAAELARRKGSRNGG; translated from the coding sequence ATGGCGGCAGCGGCGGATAAGGACACGGCCGCCACCGCGGGCGCCCAGAGCGTGCGCCGCGCGCTCGCGGTGCTGCGCGTGCTCGCCACCGGCCAGGAGCGCGGCGTGCGCCTGACCGACGTGGTGAGCCACACCGGCCTGAACCGCCCGACGGTGCACCGCATCCTGCGTGTGCTGGTAGAAGAAGGCGCCGTCGAGCAGGACCCGGCGACGCGCCGCTACCTGATTGGCGGCGAGGTCTCGCTGCTCGGGCTCGCGCGTTCGACCCGCTTCCCGATCCGCGCGATTGCCGAACCGCACCTGCGGCACCTGAGCGAGATCCTCGGCGACACGGCGTTCCTCACCATCCGCAACGGCGCCGACTCGGTGTGCATCGACCGACGGCCCGGCAGCTTCCCGGTCAAGGTGCTGTCGATCGAGGTCGGTGCGCGGCGGCCGCTCGGGGTGGGCGTGAGCGGCCTGGTGCTGCTCGCCGCGTTGCCGGCCGAGGAAGCCGACGAGGTGGTTCGCCGCAATGCGCGCCGGCTGCAGGCACTGCATGTCGATCCGGCCGAACTGCTGGCGCGTGCAGCGCGCACCCGGACCCAGGGCTATGCGTACGCACCGGTGGGTGTGGTGCCGGGCTCGCGCGCGGTGGCGGTGCCGGTCTGCGTGGCCGATGGCCGCACCGTCGCCGGGTTGGCGATCGCCACCATCACCGAGCGCCTGCCCGACGAGCGCGTGCCGACGGTGGTCGCGCACATGAAGGAGCGCGCCGCACTGATCGGCGCCCAGGCCGCCGAACTCGCCCGGCGCAAGGGCAGCCGCAACGGCGGCTGA
- a CDS encoding flavin reductase family protein produces MFLDAGDLSPEATYRLMSGIVVPRPIAWITTVSEDGVVNLAPFSCFTFVSNKPPMLGVNIGRKAGQRKDTGANIHAMGEFVVNIGDASQMVAIHESSAEHAPDVSETELLGLGTLPCRTVRVPRLADAPVSMECKLERVIAFGQTGAEFIVGEVTAFHLREGLLHDGKVDTRALDPVCRIGGPNYATLGEIVTLRGMQQTAKTVMDGGSGG; encoded by the coding sequence ATGTTTCTCGATGCCGGCGACCTGTCGCCCGAAGCCACCTACCGCCTGATGAGCGGCATCGTCGTGCCCCGCCCGATCGCCTGGATCACCACCGTCTCCGAAGACGGCGTGGTGAACCTCGCGCCCTTCTCCTGCTTCACCTTCGTGTCGAACAAACCGCCGATGCTGGGCGTGAACATCGGACGCAAGGCCGGCCAGCGCAAGGACACCGGCGCCAACATCCATGCGATGGGCGAGTTCGTGGTGAACATCGGCGACGCCTCGCAGATGGTCGCGATCCACGAGAGCAGCGCCGAGCATGCACCCGACGTGAGCGAGACCGAGCTGCTGGGCCTGGGCACCCTGCCCTGCCGGACCGTGCGCGTGCCGCGCCTGGCGGATGCGCCGGTCAGCATGGAGTGCAAGCTCGAGCGCGTGATCGCCTTCGGCCAGACCGGCGCCGAGTTCATCGTCGGCGAGGTCACGGCCTTTCATCTGCGCGAGGGGCTGCTGCACGACGGCAAGGTCGACACCCGCGCCCTGGACCCGGTCTGCCGCATCGGCGGACCGAACTACGCGACGCTGGGCGAGATCGTGACGCTGCGCGGCATGCAACAGACGGCCAAGACGGTGATGGATGGCGGCAGCGGCGGATAA
- a CDS encoding 4-oxalocrotonate tautomerase, translating into MRPAARARFAHSRGFHPGEPMPLIRVELFEGRTVEQKRALAAALTEATMKTLGSPADAVDVMFFDVPKHDWATAGVLASDRAATPPADPKP; encoded by the coding sequence CTGAGGCCTGCAGCGCGTGCGCGCTTCGCGCATAGTCGTGGGTTTCATCCAGGAGAACCCATGCCTCTCATCCGTGTCGAACTGTTCGAAGGCCGCACTGTCGAGCAGAAGCGCGCGCTGGCCGCCGCGCTGACCGAAGCCACCATGAAGACGCTCGGAAGTCCTGCCGATGCGGTGGACGTGATGTTCTTCGATGTGCCCAAGCACGATTGGGCGACGGCCGGCGTGCTGGCCAGTGACCGGGCGGCCACGCCGCCTGCCGACCCGAAGCCCTGA